The genomic DNA TTCTTTAGCCTCGTAGTTCTGCCTAATTACTTGATAAATTATGAACAAAGCTGGTTTACTTGGGTGGAATGATAGGAGCGAAAGGGGGGAGGAATGTATATAAAAGCAGTACCAATACTATTTCTATTTTTCATTCATTAGTATAAAGTAGATCATTAATCATTTTTGTAATCTTTTCTCAATAGAAGGCTGGTTGCTATTTCTCTTTATTTGAGCTATTAATTTTTTGTGCTATAGGTGAACATGACTTCTAATTCTTCAGGAGAATCTTACAACCCAAAAAGACCAGGAAAAAACAAACACCAATGGTCTACTATAGAAGATGTTGCACTTACTGAAGCATTGATGCAATTAAATAATGCTGGAGATCTTAGAAATAAGAATGAGAAAGGTTTTAGGCCAGGACATGGACTAAAGCTACAACAAATGCTTGAGGTTAGTTTGCCTGGACATGGAATTAAGGCAAAACCACACATTGAATCACGGTTAAGAACTTTCCAGAAGTTGCACAATGTTGTGCATGACATGTTGTTTGGAGTTGGTAGCAGCGGTTTTGGTTGGGACTCAGAAAAAAAACTTGTTACGGCTGAGAATTCAGTGTGGGATGAATATATTAaggtaatttattttattattaaaatggtttatttttattttactttgtttagttagtaatataaattttattttatagactCATGGAGATGCAGAACAATTTAGATACAAGTCATTGGCTTACTATGAGGAACTTTCTGTCATCTTTGGCGGAGACCGTGCATCTGGGAAAGATGCTCAAGTTCCTGCTGATATTGTGGAAGAAATAGATAAAATTGCAATTAATAATGATGAAAGTATAGGCGTTGATGGGGATTATGCTTCATATGGCCAAGATTTCATATTTGGATCAAACAAAGAGAATTCTAAGCCAAAAAGGAGAAAGACCGAGAGCATTAAAGATTTGTCTCAAGTTATTAGAGAGGCGACAACTATTCTTGGGGAAGAACTTAACAATGCAAGTAACCGATTAAGTAAAGCATTGGAATATGACGaaggtgttgggaccgaaaagtagctagagggggggtgaatagctcttcgtgtgctcgtcgtcggcgttgctcgtttcttcacagatatgcagcggaaatataagaaacaaaagcatacaacgctaacaaggttggtttacttggtatccacctcacaagaggtgactagtccaaggatccacacctactcacgcaccctccactaataaaaccctccttttcggtaactaccgaaggcggagaatccctacaagttcacactacaagaagaaggggaaaggatacaaaatacaagcacaaagcttacaatgagtacaagaaaactctaaccctagctttcttcctcttgcaatagatccgcctcttgacttggaagaacctccaagaacttcaagaactagcgtggagagctctgtggagtcgctggtgaagttCTGAGCTCTGTCGtagaagcgatgccgaaggaaatgaacgcctgcggcttaaatcgacgctaacggttgAATCTCGATcaattggaatgctcccaattgatcggggaggctttggatcgatccacggattgatccagagcgcctctgtgctctggaaaaatgcctggatcgatccacggatcgcgcgaagcagcagcgtcccaatcgatccactgatcgattgggacctctggatcgatccaccgatcaatctagaggggttctgttcgcgaggacttaccggatcgatcggccgatcgattaggcatgatccaatcgatcggctgatagatccagatctgctgaatcaatcggtggatcaatccagatcttggtttttgcccaaaaccaagtccaaagccccctaaaccaacatctagtcaaccatgacttgttggtacataagacctagcatccggtcacccttgaccagctaggactctctcaccaagtgtctggtcaatccctttgacccacttggacttttcttcctcgtgccaagtatccggtcaatccctttgacctacttggactctcaccagatgtctggtcaaccttgacccatctagatttctcctgtctggcttcactcaccaggactttcccaattgtctagcttcactcactaggtctttcacctggctttactcaccaggattttcctcctgcctagcttcactcaccaggactttcacctagcttcactcactaggattttccttctgcctagcttcactcactaggactttcttctgcctggcttcacttaccaggacttccttctgcctggcttcactcaccaagactttcttctgcctggcttcactcaccaggactttcagtcaagtatccagtcaaccttgacctacttgactttccttcacaatcttaactggtcaactttgaccaaacgggaattgtatcaacaatctccccaaatgaacaactgcacctgcattgtccatatcatctaaacccaatatattgtcaaacatcgaaactcaaaccaagactcaggcttggttaaccaggtcaaccttgacctagggaatattgcaccaataatctctccctttttgatgtttgacaatacctcttgttaagttaggaaattaggctactcccatagcctcaactcccttcatgccaatatatgaatccataagttaagcccttcattctccccctaagagggcaaactccctctaggtaatgaaatcctaacttactccctttcattctccccctattggcacacatcaaaccatgccccatttttgggcacacatcaacaaattcacttgttgaaaactctccccctgaagagttgctcatcgttgttcacaacttcactcgttgtgatcaacacgataatgaagatctcatacccttcattatccttaaccctacattatcccccaatgtaggcaaatgctcatccttgagcattatccacttgaaaccacttgaacaatgaggatatccactccccattaaagttcaaacactcaaccttgagcattttcttaacggaaggttaaccaccttccaaggttcatgaaaaataattttcatgtctttaaagagtccctccccctaaagacatggtggtaacttctgtcattgcaccaacaatgacttggaatccctaaaactttaggaaatccaattttagaaattttgaggttcaaatattcaaaatttgaaacaaacctcaacctaaactccaacttagccttccttaaccaatccatccttgttttccacacgaaaacaccctttttatgtatacaaatgtattttcaggggtttggaatggttacctagactaaaataggttcaaagatgctgaaatcagaccttcccagccaaaatcagcatcttcgatcgattagagttgggttccaatcgattgaaccctgctgaatcgatccactgatcgattcagtcttcttgaatcgatcggctgatcgatccagcgagcttctgctcgtgagaaatgccttctcaatcgatcggctgatcgattgaggcactccaatcgatccactgatcggttgaaggcctgaaattacggaaattcaatttcagccaatttcagaaacccctagaaaattctacaaaattctaaaaatcgtaaaaatttgtatagacattatttagggtataatttatcatagaaaaatagttttctatgaaaatacataatattttcaaagattgacacaaacttgagaacttacaaaaactttagtgttttcttcaattttgtgtctaactattcaatggtgattactatcaaaagatagcttttaccaagattttccaaaattattttaaaaacattttcaataccaatatcccaccatattccttgggcttaatgcacattacttgtacattagctttcccaatgatgggaaaacacataactatatgttttgatgaacttaaaactcaaaagaatgcactaaatcaacatcttgagttttgttcatcatcctaacatctcacttgtatctaatgtgcactaaaacacatacaagtcatcttattggtctttgtgagatataaagtttggttttgccctaatctagggatcatgcatatctatctaggcattttgtggatattgaacatccacttaggatgttacttgttaataccacttgttgacaacacttgttgaaaaTACTTGTTGATAAATAccatttgtccttgcttttaaggaattaaacataatgcatgataatgttatgacatacatcaaaatgaaatagctttcaaaagaaagattcctataattacatgatgtatgtatgacatgacatggtatttttgtatttttcataataagtcatgaatgaaaaatataaaactaaatatggtgttatggcatgtgatgggcaaacataacatggcaaggtttagcataaataaaattgtctagattacctatctaagtatccttaatcttatctaacttaaaaattaaacctagattgcccaaaagtgcttcaagaaaatgccaaaacctatattggcatttctaattctcttgattaatttttgtcaattgaaattaagtgtattcctcaaatattggcaaatttcatttttccacaagggtagcactttaaattaaggcttagattgaccttaaatttcctaagaacatactaaaatcccaacttggcagtTTCTATGATtctcccaatttgtgtcacttaaaatatcatccaatttatcaaattgtgacacattttactcttcccaagagtaaacataaattcattttattttcaaaggttaataataaccttgaaaatgctccttgagtgtcaatttcttcaaagttgggttaactacccttcttcttagagttgacactctctaacccttctatggggtagagaagatgctcctaggaacccaaaacctattggtactccttggatgctctaggtattcactagggataacttccctagataccttcctagtgaccttgtttggcttcttagaagccttggtcactttttctaggtcaactctagggatagcctcccttgtgaccttgttagtgactttcttagacttcttagaagtcttagtcacatttgttgttgcaaagatacttctagggatgacttTCCTTGTATCCTTAacttgacttctagacttagggttggttccatagctatatggaaccctatggtaagtaggtacatcctttttgattttaggtttatatcccaaacctctatggcccttggatgacccttgttgtcctaaacctagattttgctcattttaccctttaaggatattttccatcctttttaggatcttttctagtttgtcaagtcttgacctcaagacttgattttctatcattaaatccttagattttgatttttcattacacccatgagcatttttgtttctaggcttataactatggtccttagtgtgattgcctagatttttatctatcttcctaatcctaggtgtggtagtcttagcatgataagctacatgattttctttaattttatcatgcctcctattttcatgataaatagcattaaaatgatataaacttgaattagcatgctttttaccattatgcaagcgaataggctcaatgaaagttacctttctttttaccttagagacacccccttgaattgagcttcctccttgagccttgaccatcttcttccccttggggcattgacttcggtaatgccccttttgattgcaagagaagcatataatatgctccttgctcttctttgtattggggatggtctccttgggcttcaccttgcccttttgtgccacttggcccttcttcttggccaattgagggcatttacttttgtaatgcccatgttccctacatttaaagcatatgatatgacttttatcattaattgaaatgtttatacctttgcttgtaggggtggcatcttctcattttgatccggaggtagaagcttcctcttgatccgaagatattcctccattcgattttgcttgacttgcggaggtgaaagcttcttcatcctcatcttctcttgacccggatgtggaggattcttcttgctcttgatccggtgtcaatgaagattgctccccctcaatcctagaggtggaggcttcaccttcttcttcatcctcttgtacatgaaacaaggaatatgctcctttcttgctcttttgattgcactcctttgaggatgaagcttcttggactccctcttcttcggaagttgagcatctctcaacttcgaagtcctcctcttgatcttgctccaatgagtcgccctctttggattcctcttgattcggtacagtggagggttcttcatggattgtcgccaatttgctccaaagctccttggcatcgttgaattctccgatttgagccaaaatgtggctagacaataagttgaccaaaagcttggtcactttatcatttgcctccctcctttgaatttgctccaagctctatttgcttttcttgagaagcttgcccttggagtttgttggagctttgaagccttccattagagcaaaccattgctctatctccatcataagaaaattttcgattcttgatttccaagaatcgaagcttgtggatgtgtacggtggagccacccttgtgtcaaatccaagtccatcttggaattgcatcttgaagttgagcttcttgaaatctttgacttttgatgaatttgcttcaacttcttcaccctctagctttgcttgttttgtttgccccttccggcgatgattccgatgaagagcaatctcgctctgataccacttgttgggaccgaaaagtagctagagggggggtgaatagctcttcgtgtGCTCatcgtcggcgttgctcgtttcttcacagatatgcagcggaaatataagaaacaaaagcatacaacgctaacaaggttggtttacttggtatccacctcacaagaggtgactagtccaaggatccacacctactcacgcaccctccactaataaaaccctccttttcggtaactaccgaaggcgaagaagccctacaagttcacactataagaagaaggggaaaggatacaaaatacaagcacaaagcttacaatgagtacaagaaaaccctaaccctagctttctttctcttgcaatagatccgcctcttgacttggaagaacctccaagaacttcaagaactggcgtggagagctctgtggagtcgctggtgaagttCTGAGCTCTGTCGtagaagcgatgccgaaggaaatgaacgcctgcggcttaaatcgacgctaacggtcgaatcccgatcgattggaatgctcccaattgatcggagaggctttggatcgatccacggatcgatccagagcgcctctgtgctctggaaaaatgtctggatcgatccacggatcgatccagcgattatcgatcgaagcagcagcgtcccaatcgatccactgatcgattgggacctctggatcgatccaccaatcgatccagaggggttctgttcgcggggactcaccggatcgatcgaccgatcgattgggcatgatccaatctatcggctgatcgatccagatctgctgaatCAATCGGTGGATCCAGATCTACTaccctgacatcttctagcttcgggtctttgacttgattagtatcaaccacgtgcgctagaaaccccatacatcctttgtctaacatcttttgtgctttaatagatgacaataacttctccgttccttctgattctccgtaaaattcaaactctggttcattttcgggtcggaaaatcacttttcttttgcggcactcgattgaagcgtcgtacttgctaaggaaatccatgcccaaaattatgtcataatcctgcatatcgagTACTATcaaattgcagtagagttctctgtttgcgatccgaatgagtactgcttgcagcatgtgatccgatggcataatctccccggatggtaaggttgttaagaacgtgtcctctagagttcggagtggtatatctagctttttcataaaaggcgttgagacgaacgagtgtgttgccccggtatcaaataatactacagcatattgattgtaaataagtagctgatctgtgacaacagtagaggcgttcgccacgtcttcctgggtaagtgagtagattctggcatcggtcatagtgggaggggcctccaatcttccttggctgattgaagttcCTTCTATGGCagtttgcatctggtgaagctgtgcgggggcactcctgttctggaagttctgcgaagaTGGTGCTTGAagctgagtagggcaatctcttatcaaatgaccttcctttccgcaattgtagcactttctggtgctcagacgacatactccagaatgcattttcccacatgtggcacactaagggtacttggtctgcttattggctggaccaccttttgttttattccactgtttcctctttccacttgagtctcctttccagtcagttctggtactgtcctccggtcagtgcttggttcttgcccttattcattgcttcctgatagtgctcggtaatcagggcgctgctgaccagctcctctgcagtctgcggtctattaactccgccggctacgttcagagctatctcgggtcggagcatctttaacatcaaccggaccctttctttttcagttcgaaccagttctgggcacagtcgggctaggcggttgaacctcttaacggcttcattaactgacagatcaccttgccggaactcagtgaactcgtcatagtgcatgttggtcactcgcatatggaagaattcctctaagaactctgtctcaaaatctgtccactgcatttggttgatttgtcttttcgcctttactctgtcccaccacatccgggcatctccggtaagacagaacgacgcgcatttgactttctcgtgttcaggccaatccaataattccattatgttctccacggttttgagccaggcttgcgcatcccatggttcacagtttcccgagaatgcttccggcttaagcctttgccactgaatcagataggcctcttgtcggaccatcggagtaggggctgccgggggcactggtgcggctgtaggtacaacaggtagtggattcaccggtggggtaactcggttgccttgctgacccattaaggtagtgatcagttgttgttgttctgcgatctgatgctggaggtctgcaactacctgcgtcagatctggtggagtcactgtccctccggttcgggcattgcgtgtcctaaccatgtttatctaaaagaaatagactagtgtaagtggttatcgattttagccaatctaacgtactggtttgtttctatctatttgttatggtattattcctaacctaccaatatgtactcctaatctaatttataactaaaagcataaaataaagcatcaaatataagcaagtaaaacatgaatctacagcataaacaacataaggaaaaataaagaatataatgacaaacaatgtaacataaggaaataaagcgtAAGCAATGTAGTAAGAAATAAAACATAGGCAGtataacaagaaaaaaaataaagcataagttatataacatgaaactaaacataagaatgtaacaagaaaattaaacataagcatataacaagtaaattaagcataaacattcttacttggagcggcaggtaggaggcttgatgtgtgtgtagtgagctggcaataaactttggctctgataccaacctgtaacgcccgccctccctgctcaacaagggacggggctattattacagcggaagactttatttttcttaacttaattaaaaccgaactacactaacatggtttcataacatgataacaaagtaaataaaaacttaacatcaagtcacccatattgtattacatttcacaaaaccaaagcatagttcttaaaggttttaaagtatGTTCttgattagttgcctagccaccgccacacacatcttcgttgcccctcctgctgctcctctaactcatccagctttttcctttatctgtggtacaaggaaagtaagctatgagcactcatggctcagtaagttcctttcctactcactaaaaccaacaatcagcacataatcaaataatgtctcaacttaacataatctctactagtcatgacataacatatcatactctttaagcatatcatgcaacataacaaacattataattagtcatggcatatcacctcttaaagcatagcatgaacataacataatcatatcatggcatatcatctcttaaaacatagcatgaaacataacataatcatatcatggcatatcatctcttaaaacatagcatgaaacataacataatcatattatggcatatcttaaatcatagcctcaacataacataatcatagattatatgcatcatgattttaaaaacatgtatccgaaaaacatgtgtatgtctcatgatcttttaaaaccattttcttcttacatatatatacttgaacataatatcaacatatttagggccccggcttgtaccatacatacataacatagatgcgcgcgtcctaagtatatctaaggtagcaagtcttgaatcatactaggaactaggtcaagatcacaaagcatggcctaggggcgtatttgaagagtccatcccttattagcctagatcacaaagcaaggcttggcctagatcacaaagtaaggcctaggggtgtactaaggagcccatcccttattagcctagatcacaaagcaaggcttagcctagatcacaaagcaaggcctagggactgattaggagtccacccttggtacaagccttacaaagtaaaatagcatgtataaaaatgcatcatttagtcacatagcatagcataaaagtatgcatcacttaggcatacattatgtcataaaagtatgcatcacttaggcatacatcatatcataaaaagtatgcatcacttaggcatacatcatgtcataagaaagtatgcatcacttaggcatacatcatatcataaaaagtatgcatcacttaggcatacatcatatcataaaaaagtaggcatattttaaacacatagcacatcataaaaacatgcatattctaagtacatagcatatcattaaagcatgcatatttctactcacatagcatatcataaaagcatgcatattctaagcacatagcatattattaaaacatgcatatccctatccacatatcatatcataaaaaggtataaatcacaagcatacatggttaagcataagggtatatcatgtgattatactatcataagaaacatggtaacatagttaacttgggttctaagcttcctaaacccttgggttcctatcatggccgaacccccttaggtctcaatttaggtaaaaacaacctccaaacatgtgaaccctaaatcatcatcacataaatttcataggaagcgttataagcatgattaacttggtttctaagttctccaagtccttaaactcatgtggccaaaccctatcagtatataaacaaggtcccaaatgtcatgaaagcatggaaaccttaaaccatatttatagcatttttttccaaatagcatagtaagcatattgagctagttcctaagtccttcaagcccttaacgtatgtcttggtaaatcttttaacaagtattcattagggctaaaaacaaacatacaagcatgtgaacttgaactaacatcatgtataaattcataacaagacatcatacaataggtatggccgaaacttaccctagcctcatttaggtcactaaacaacatatagtatgagaactttggttttctacttatcatatttcatgtagagcgacataagcatatttaatttttgttctagggtttctagggcatttatcccttcatggccgaaacacacaatgatccatttaggtcatggaaaaattatacaaatatgtgacataattaacacattatcatattttcataagaagcacttttaacacatttggtttcatttctaaggcctctaggtcttttaaaccctacttggccgaaactcacagaatataaacttgcttcaaatagcctaaaagcatgagaaattatacaagtttcatagcatgtatataaagacaagcataataaacatacatgtgaattgtgtcttaggcttcctaggtttctttccctttttcttttatttttccttatggccgaaacctaccaatctctaaactaggttttaagtggcctaaagaatggaaaacctaagtaagtttcatggcaaaaattactaagaacatcatatacaaagttggttcataaacaagctaggacccttgtgaacttacatgtcatatatcatgtaactaattttctatactcaatttaaacataagagcattaaacaacttccatatcataatatcacagaggtcttgagcatattagaattttgttcaagcttttctaaactatccatcttatcatggccgaaaatctaaaacaagagttcatgaatttctagcaatgtacaacatgcaattctttaagagaactctatattctatcatacaaacatggttatttaaatttaaaggtcttcctaaccctaagcccttttcttggcctaaacatataaatggatttctttg from Zingiber officinale cultivar Zhangliang chromosome 4A, Zo_v1.1, whole genome shotgun sequence includes the following:
- the LOC121972471 gene encoding uncharacterized protein LOC121972471, producing the protein MERKRKGAERAREVEILRPRGSRATDDDDGWAIVVMGKVNMTSNSSGESYNPKRPGKNKHQWSTIEDVALTEALMQLNNAGDLRNKNEKGFRPGHGLKLQQMLEVSLPGHGIKAKPHIESRLRTFQKLHNVVHDMLFGVGSSGFGWDSEKKLVTAENSVWDEYIKTHGDAEQFRYKSLAYYEELSVIFGGDRASGKDAQVPADIVEEIDKIAINNDESIGVDGDYASYGQDFIFGSNKENSKPKRRKTESIKDLSQVIREATTILGEELNNASNRLSKALEYDEGVGTEK